One Phoenix dactylifera cultivar Barhee BC4 chromosome 8, palm_55x_up_171113_PBpolish2nd_filt_p, whole genome shotgun sequence genomic window carries:
- the LOC103702985 gene encoding protein SOMBRERO-like, with protein sequence MLPGNGQLTVPPGFRFHPTDEELLYYYLRKKVAYEAIDLDVIRDVDLNKLEPWDLKDKCRIGSGPQNEWYFFSHKDKKYPTGTRTNRATTAGFWKATGRDKSIHLSNSKRIGMRKTLVFYTGRAPHGQKTDWIMHEYRLDDESTEVQEDGWVVCRVFKKKNHQRGFPPEAILEDDLLDPLRANGYVSMEQKQNFQLPCNFSFDNSMHLPQLLSSESTIPPLMSPVSMNALDLECSQNLMKLTSGNGGGHLPHERFTGDWSILDKLLASHQNLDHLIQSKCNPLSQLMDMGSSVQRFPLQHLGCEADLLKFSK encoded by the exons ATGCTTCCAGGCAACGGGCAGCTCACCGTGCCTCCGGGCTTCCGATTCCACCCAACAGATGAGGAACTCCTCTACTATTACTTGCGGAAGAAAGTGGCCTATGAAGCTATAGATCTTGATGTTATAAGAGATGTGGATCTTAACAAACTCGAACCATGGGATCTTAAAG ACAAGTGTAGAATTGGATCCGGGCCTCAAAATGAGTGGTACTTCTTCAGCCACAAAGACAAGAAATACCCAACCGGAACACGCACCAACAGGGCGACAACTGCCGGTTTCTGGAAAGCAACAGGGAGGGATAAATCTATCCACCTCAGCAACTCAAAGAGGATTGGCATGAGGAAAACCCTAGTCTTCTACACCGGGAGAGCACCTCATGGCCAGAAGACTGACTGGATCATGCATGAGTACCGCCTTGATGATGAAAGTACAGAGGTCCAG GAAGATGGATGGGTTGTTTGTAGggtattcaaaaagaaaaaccatcaGCGCGGCTTCCCTCCCGAAGCCATACTCGAAGATGACCTGCTTGATCCCTTGAGGGCAAACGGGTATGTTTCCATGGAGCAGAAGCAGAACTTCCAGCTGCCGTGCAACTTCTCCTTTGACAACAGCATGCATCTTCCGCAGCTGCTGAGCTCTGAATCCACCATCCCTCCTCTCATGTCTCCGGTCTCCATGAACGCTCTCGACCTCGAGTGCTCCCAGAATCTCATGAAGCTGACATCGGGTAATGGTGGAGGGCATCTCCCACACGAGAGGTTCACTGGAGATTGGTCAATCTTGGACAAGCTCCTTGCGTCCCACCAGAACCTGGACCACCTCATCCAGAGCAAATGCAACCCATTATCTCAGCTCATGGACATGGGTTCATCAGTTCAAAGGTTCCCATTGCAGCATCTTGGCTGTGAGGCTGACCTCTTGAAATTTTCTAAGTAA